A single Halobellus ruber DNA region contains:
- a CDS encoding aldehyde dehydrogenase family protein, which produces MTDTQFQYIDGEWRDGDSDDELVIRDPADPDDPIVSFSGASRSQAAAAIGAADAASETWGATTPDERDAVMYAVADRIDDHHEELAETLTREEGKPISSSRAEVGRAAELFRFFASFARTAAGDTLPSTDPETVTYTVREPLGTVALVTPWNFPIATPTWKLAAAIATGNTVVFKPSSETPMIARALVEHLEAAGLPEGVVNLVVGSGSTIGDGILTDGRIDAVSFTGSTDVGRHIAGTVAERGIPIQTEMGGKNPQVVLPDADVETAADAAAAGAFGLTGQACTATSRLIVHEDVADEVTAAVVERAEDIETGPGMSDPDMGPAVSAGQDETNFRYIDVAESEGATLLTGGGRPAGTDSGYFVEPTVFADVESEMRIAQEEVFGPVLSILTVSDFEEALDVANDVEYGLSASLFTGDMASARRFTEGIEAGVVKINGTTTGSQIQMPFGGMKASSSETQKELGHRAYEFYTHEKAIYRTDP; this is translated from the coding sequence ATGACAGACACACAGTTTCAGTACATCGACGGCGAGTGGCGCGACGGCGACAGCGACGACGAACTGGTCATCCGCGATCCGGCCGACCCGGACGATCCCATCGTCTCGTTTTCCGGCGCCAGCCGGTCGCAGGCGGCGGCCGCAATCGGAGCCGCCGACGCCGCAAGCGAGACCTGGGGGGCGACGACGCCCGACGAGCGCGACGCGGTGATGTACGCGGTCGCAGATCGGATCGACGACCACCACGAGGAACTGGCGGAGACGCTCACCCGCGAGGAGGGCAAACCGATCTCCTCCAGCCGCGCGGAGGTCGGGCGGGCGGCGGAGCTGTTCCGCTTTTTCGCGAGTTTCGCACGGACGGCGGCGGGCGACACCCTGCCCTCCACCGACCCCGAGACGGTCACCTACACCGTTCGGGAGCCGCTGGGGACTGTCGCCTTGGTCACCCCGTGGAACTTCCCGATCGCGACCCCGACCTGGAAGCTCGCGGCGGCAATCGCCACGGGCAACACCGTCGTGTTCAAACCGTCCTCGGAGACGCCGATGATCGCGCGGGCGTTAGTCGAACACCTGGAGGCCGCGGGGCTCCCCGAGGGCGTCGTGAACCTCGTCGTCGGGTCGGGATCGACGATCGGCGACGGGATCCTCACCGACGGCCGGATCGACGCCGTCTCCTTCACCGGCTCCACCGACGTCGGGCGCCACATCGCGGGCACAGTCGCCGAGCGCGGGATCCCGATCCAGACGGAGATGGGCGGCAAGAACCCGCAGGTGGTGCTGCCGGACGCGGACGTCGAGACGGCCGCCGACGCGGCCGCCGCCGGCGCGTTCGGGCTGACGGGCCAGGCGTGTACGGCGACGAGCCGGCTCATCGTCCACGAGGACGTCGCCGACGAGGTGACCGCGGCCGTGGTCGAACGCGCCGAGGACATCGAGACCGGGCCGGGAATGTCGGACCCGGATATGGGACCGGCGGTCTCCGCGGGCCAAGACGAGACCAACTTCCGGTACATCGACGTCGCGGAGTCCGAGGGCGCGACGCTCCTGACCGGTGGCGGCCGACCCGCCGGTACCGACTCCGGGTACTTCGTGGAGCCGACGGTGTTCGCCGACGTAGAATCGGAAATGCGGATCGCTCAGGAGGAGGTCTTCGGACCGGTGCTGTCGATCCTGACGGTGTCGGACTTCGAGGAGGCGCTCGACGTCGCCAACGACGTGGAGTACGGGCTGTCCGCCAGCCTCTTTACGGGCGATATGGCGTCGGCACGGCGGTTCACCGAGGGGATCGAGGCCGGCGTGGTCAAGATCAACGGCACCACCACCGGATCGCAGATCCAGATGCCGTTCGGCGGGATGAAGGCGTCCTCTTCGGAGACCCAGAAGGAACTCGGCCACCGCGCCTACGAGTTTTACACCCACGAGAAGGCGATCTACCGGACCGACCCGTGA
- a CDS encoding ornithine cyclodeaminase family protein, which produces MSQRLGGAGTELYSKRDVERHLQLPAALDVVETTYVEGARGRVLNPAKSTMHLGDDGEWPGRDAFSIGMPAYVDWLDVAGMKWAVATWDTDTEPPISSQILLFDLQRGEFTAILEGMHITGVRTALQSVVGLRHLLAEPPESIGVFGAGFQARFQLRVIDHLVDVGRFRLYDVSEGRAADLAADLGPGMAADVVTADSPQAAADADVVVTVTDSKTPVVEESWLGSGGLVIALGSYRELTDGTVLGADRIVVDHTEQCLQRGALSDLANRGEVTAAELDSTIGAVLNGDNDSHAGPDERVVFVPIGLGSLDVALAEHLRTNGMGGGAVRTFDFG; this is translated from the coding sequence ATGAGTCAGCGTCTCGGAGGGGCCGGAACCGAACTGTACTCGAAGCGTGACGTCGAGCGACACCTGCAACTGCCGGCGGCCCTCGACGTCGTCGAGACGACCTACGTCGAAGGAGCGCGCGGGCGGGTTCTCAACCCCGCGAAGTCGACGATGCACCTCGGCGACGACGGCGAGTGGCCGGGGAGGGACGCCTTCTCGATCGGAATGCCGGCGTACGTCGACTGGCTCGACGTCGCCGGGATGAAGTGGGCGGTCGCGACCTGGGACACGGACACCGAGCCGCCGATCAGCTCGCAGATCCTGCTTTTCGACCTCCAGCGGGGGGAGTTCACCGCGATCCTGGAAGGGATGCACATCACGGGCGTCCGAACCGCACTCCAGTCCGTGGTCGGACTGCGACACCTGCTCGCGGAGCCGCCGGAATCGATCGGCGTCTTCGGCGCCGGGTTCCAGGCACGGTTCCAACTCCGGGTGATCGACCACCTGGTCGACGTCGGACGCTTCCGACTGTACGACGTCTCCGAAGGGCGTGCGGCCGACCTCGCGGCCGACCTCGGACCGGGAATGGCCGCCGACGTCGTCACCGCGGACAGCCCACAGGCGGCCGCCGACGCCGACGTCGTGGTGACGGTCACCGACTCGAAGACGCCGGTGGTCGAGGAGTCGTGGCTGGGGTCGGGCGGACTGGTGATCGCGCTCGGCTCCTACCGGGAACTCACCGACGGGACCGTGCTCGGCGCCGACCGGATCGTCGTCGACCACACCGAGCAGTGTCTCCAGCGCGGCGCGCTGTCGGATCTGGCGAACCGAGGGGAGGTGACGGCGGCGGAGTTGGATTCGACCATCGGGGCGGTCCTGAACGGCGACAACGACTCCCACGCCGGTCCGGACGAGCGCGTGGTCTTCGTGCCCATCGGGCTCGGCTCCCTTGACGTCGCGCTCGCGGAACACCTCCGAACGAACGGGATGGGCGGGGGCGCCGTCCGGACGTTCGACTTCGGGTGA
- the solA gene encoding N-methyl-L-tryptophan oxidase, with amino-acid sequence MDTYDTIVLGVGGMGSAAASHLAARGQDVLGIERYDIPHSQGSSHGITRIIRVPLFEDSGYVPLVQRSLDLWTDLEESYGRQLLYRTGTIDFGPPDSDVVSGSKRSCAVHDLDHEILTGAELSARPGGHDVPDDYEAVYQPDGGFLHSDQCIVAHVQAAHEQGATIRAREAVTDWSADESGVRVATDRGEYAAETLVMTAGAWTGRLCPAVAEYLTPERNVLGWFQPTDPAQFDRENFPVFVADVPEGNFYGFPTFEVPGFKFGKHHHHGETGSPEDLDRAPTREDEATLRSFAERYMPAGTGPTMRLSTCMYTNTPDRDFILDVHPDHPNVVLGAGFSGHGFKFAAAVGEVLADLAIDGRTDHPTEMFEVSRFE; translated from the coding sequence GTGGACACGTACGACACGATCGTCCTCGGTGTCGGGGGGATGGGTAGCGCCGCGGCGTCCCACCTCGCGGCGCGGGGCCAGGACGTCCTCGGCATCGAGCGATACGACATCCCGCACTCGCAGGGCTCGTCGCACGGCATCACCCGGATCATCAGGGTTCCGCTGTTCGAGGACTCCGGGTACGTCCCGCTGGTGCAGCGGTCGCTGGACCTGTGGACCGACTTGGAGGAGTCCTACGGCCGACAGCTGCTCTACCGGACCGGCACCATCGACTTCGGGCCGCCCGACAGCGACGTCGTCAGCGGGTCGAAGCGGTCGTGTGCGGTCCACGACCTCGACCACGAGATCCTGACCGGCGCGGAGCTGAGTGCGCGGCCGGGCGGTCACGACGTCCCCGACGACTACGAGGCGGTCTACCAGCCCGACGGCGGCTTCCTCCACTCGGATCAGTGCATCGTGGCGCACGTCCAGGCGGCACACGAACAGGGCGCGACGATCAGGGCCAGGGAAGCGGTCACCGATTGGAGCGCCGACGAGTCGGGCGTGCGGGTCGCCACCGACCGCGGGGAGTACGCTGCCGAGACGCTGGTGATGACCGCGGGCGCGTGGACGGGGCGGCTCTGTCCGGCAGTCGCGGAGTATCTCACGCCCGAACGAAACGTGCTGGGGTGGTTCCAGCCGACCGACCCCGCGCAGTTCGACCGCGAGAACTTCCCGGTGTTCGTCGCCGACGTACCGGAGGGCAACTTCTACGGCTTCCCCACCTTCGAGGTGCCCGGGTTCAAGTTCGGGAAGCATCACCACCACGGGGAGACGGGGAGCCCCGAGGACCTCGACCGCGCGCCGACGCGCGAGGACGAGGCGACCCTCCGGTCGTTCGCCGAGCGGTACATGCCCGCCGGGACCGGGCCGACGATGCGGCTGTCGACGTGTATGTACACGAACACGCCGGACCGGGATTTCATCCTCGACGTCCACCCCGACCATCCGAACGTGGTGCTGGGGGCGGGCTTCTCGGGTCACGGGTTCAAGTTCGCGGCTGCGGTAGGCGAGGTCCTGGCCGACCTGGCGATCGACGGACGGACCGACCACCCCACCGAGATGTTCGAGGTGTCACGGTTCGAGTGA
- a CDS encoding PAS domain S-box protein, giving the protein MNRAKGRTLRIGAVGGGRVGDALPDRTDDPPTGLVVEALPPTADPGTFDTDRFDCVLVDGTADGVDAAETAVRYERETPLPAVALVDDWASDRVADALSTGVDAALPRELLETDPEAVADRVASAADADAPDPVADRERRSVLFENNPDPVIRIRFENDEPIVRSVNPAFESVFGFSPEEIIGESLVDVLVPPADRPDHDRIRSRVQRGEPLEMEATRLTATGPREFLFRVIHFAAPDAESDTEAYVWYTDVTERKRRERLVRRVYDSTERIQNADSERAVCAATAEAARSVLDLDAPACWIASEEGRLTPVAGATSRWSVGDGPADGGPEAALDSGEVTTVGPEETGPDGADGGVFVPLGDHGVLGATAGADGVDDVTLDAVRILTRHAATALDRVENRREIRESERRFRLIAERIEEVIFLSEPDFSEVFYVNDAYEEIWGEPVERLYEEPRSFVDRIDERDRETFESEFAAMLDDIEAGEADDRYVFEYRVRPDPDEVRWVRATGYPVEVGDETRFVGVVEDITERRELEATYRGIFENVSDGLVVHHPETGEIRDVNEQFCEMNGYDRQQLIGETVDVVTGPDHGYEQARDRIRAAREEGPQLFEWRNRTADGETFPVEVHLSVVEIRGEERVLGSVRDITERRSTERRLSEVLDRIDDAVYITPAANLATAESGPDYLSGGYEEIWGQSLDDIRRRYDDGFFDTLHPDDRAAYREFVERVADEVTAGADADSYDIEYRIERPDGEVRWVRSEYYPFEWGQGPVRIVVVTRDITERKRVRRNLRTIAERVDEAIYLSSPDKREVYYASPSFEDLWDLPIERVYDDPQAFIDRVHPDDREWFREEYDRIRADLTDPDREPQDTYELEYRVRHRDGEVRWIDVRGYPVTDESGSVDRWIAVNRDVTDRKARERRIASFDEATEDLTTADSTAEAAETAVAAARETLELPAVGAFLYDDGAGVLRPEVLAGALSETEANPVGPNDGPLWEAFASRTVVGPDDAERDVGGDDRPAAPGGVDDLAAWRAIPLGTHGVLVVGSPDGTLGSDVVQTAHVLAATLEAALAHLQGQKRVADREQQLRTQTERAERLDRIARLTRRVEAAITEATSPGEIERAVCDRLATSGPYDLAWVGGVEVGADRLSCRAVSGEPEEHIDAMRLRTGEERADPHPAVKAWRTDSVRTANSLVGGGPASEWRQRALSAGYQSLCAVPLTYDGVTHGVLTIGTDAPNSFEDRERETLAQLGTSIANALAAIERRRALESDETVELEFHGPGEDLPFARAAERAGCRVRLQRTVARQTGPSSVYYSFEGAVPDDVPEVARRTLPGSVDVVDDGGTTLVEVRADEWFGAPIAEYGGMVREASAEPDGTTIRVEVPGETDVRSFADRLREVAPSLELAAKRQRTQGSKSPTELAGTLREELTDRQLEVIETALSAGYFEWPREHDSSEVASRLGITQPTFNKHLRVAERETFEFLFGPDG; this is encoded by the coding sequence ATGAATCGGGCGAAGGGTCGTACGCTCCGGATCGGGGCGGTGGGGGGCGGTCGCGTCGGGGACGCCCTCCCCGACCGGACGGACGACCCACCGACCGGACTCGTCGTGGAGGCGCTCCCGCCGACCGCCGACCCGGGGACGTTCGACACCGACCGCTTCGATTGCGTCCTCGTCGACGGGACCGCGGACGGGGTGGACGCGGCGGAGACCGCCGTCCGGTACGAACGGGAGACGCCACTGCCGGCGGTCGCGCTCGTCGACGACTGGGCATCCGACCGCGTCGCCGACGCGCTGTCGACGGGAGTCGACGCGGCCCTCCCGCGTGAGCTCCTCGAAACGGACCCGGAAGCGGTGGCCGACCGGGTCGCATCGGCGGCTGACGCCGACGCCCCGGACCCGGTGGCCGACCGCGAGCGCCGGTCGGTGCTGTTCGAGAACAACCCCGACCCGGTGATCCGGATCCGCTTCGAGAACGACGAGCCGATCGTGCGGAGCGTCAACCCGGCCTTCGAGTCCGTGTTCGGGTTCTCACCGGAGGAGATCATCGGTGAGAGCCTCGTCGACGTGCTCGTCCCGCCGGCCGACCGGCCGGACCACGACCGGATCCGCAGCCGTGTCCAGCGCGGGGAGCCGCTGGAGATGGAGGCCACCCGGTTGACCGCGACGGGGCCACGCGAGTTCCTGTTCAGGGTGATCCACTTCGCCGCCCCCGACGCCGAGTCGGACACGGAGGCGTACGTCTGGTATACGGACGTTACGGAACGGAAACGACGCGAACGGCTCGTGCGCCGGGTCTACGACTCCACCGAGCGGATCCAGAACGCCGACTCCGAGCGGGCGGTGTGTGCGGCGACCGCGGAGGCGGCCCGGTCGGTGCTCGATCTCGACGCACCGGCCTGCTGGATCGCCTCGGAGGAGGGCCGACTGACGCCGGTCGCCGGGGCGACGTCCCGGTGGAGCGTGGGGGACGGCCCGGCGGACGGCGGACCCGAAGCCGCCCTCGACTCCGGGGAGGTCACGACCGTCGGCCCCGAGGAAACGGGTCCGGATGGCGCCGACGGCGGGGTGTTCGTCCCGCTCGGCGACCACGGGGTCCTCGGCGCCACCGCGGGCGCCGACGGCGTCGACGACGTGACGCTGGACGCCGTCCGGATCCTGACGCGACACGCCGCCACTGCGCTGGATCGGGTGGAAAACCGCCGTGAGATCCGCGAGAGCGAGCGACGGTTCCGGCTCATCGCCGAACGGATCGAGGAGGTGATCTTCCTCTCGGAACCGGACTTCTCGGAGGTGTTCTACGTCAACGACGCCTACGAGGAGATCTGGGGCGAACCCGTCGAGCGGCTCTACGAGGAGCCCCGAAGCTTCGTCGATCGGATCGACGAGCGGGATCGGGAGACGTTCGAGTCGGAGTTCGCCGCGATGCTCGACGACATCGAGGCCGGCGAGGCCGACGACCGGTACGTCTTCGAGTACCGCGTCCGCCCCGACCCCGATGAGGTCCGGTGGGTTCGCGCGACGGGCTACCCGGTCGAGGTCGGCGATGAGACCCGGTTCGTCGGTGTCGTCGAGGACATCACCGAACGTCGCGAACTCGAGGCGACCTACCGCGGGATCTTCGAGAACGTCTCGGACGGACTCGTCGTCCACCACCCCGAAACCGGGGAGATCCGCGACGTCAACGAGCAGTTCTGCGAGATGAACGGCTACGACCGCCAGCAGCTGATCGGCGAGACCGTCGACGTCGTCACCGGCCCGGACCACGGGTACGAACAGGCCAGGGACCGTATCCGGGCGGCCCGCGAGGAGGGGCCACAGCTCTTCGAGTGGCGGAACCGGACCGCGGACGGCGAGACCTTCCCCGTGGAGGTCCACCTGAGCGTCGTCGAGATCCGCGGCGAGGAGCGCGTACTCGGGAGCGTCCGGGACATCACCGAGCGACGGAGCACCGAACGACGCCTCAGCGAGGTGTTGGACCGGATCGACGACGCGGTCTACATCACGCCGGCGGCGAACCTCGCGACCGCCGAAAGCGGGCCGGACTACCTGAGCGGGGGGTACGAGGAGATCTGGGGGCAGTCGCTCGACGACATCCGCAGGCGGTACGACGACGGGTTCTTCGACACCCTCCACCCCGACGACAGGGCGGCGTACCGCGAGTTCGTCGAGCGGGTCGCCGACGAGGTGACCGCCGGCGCCGACGCGGACAGCTACGACATCGAGTACCGGATCGAGCGGCCCGACGGCGAGGTCCGGTGGGTCCGCTCCGAATACTACCCCTTCGAGTGGGGCCAGGGGCCGGTCCGGATCGTGGTGGTGACCCGTGACATCACCGAACGGAAGCGGGTCCGGCGGAACCTCCGGACGATCGCCGAGCGGGTCGACGAGGCGATCTATCTCTCCTCGCCGGACAAACGCGAGGTGTACTACGCCTCGCCGTCGTTCGAGGACCTCTGGGACCTGCCGATCGAGCGGGTGTACGACGACCCGCAGGCGTTCATCGACCGCGTCCACCCCGACGACCGCGAGTGGTTCCGCGAGGAGTACGACCGGATCCGCGCGGACCTCACCGACCCCGACCGGGAGCCACAGGACACCTACGAACTGGAGTACCGGGTCCGTCACCGCGACGGCGAGGTCCGCTGGATCGACGTCCGCGGGTATCCGGTCACGGACGAGAGCGGCTCGGTCGACCGGTGGATCGCGGTCAACCGCGACGTGACCGACCGCAAGGCCCGGGAGCGACGGATCGCGTCGTTCGACGAGGCGACCGAGGACCTGACGACCGCCGACTCGACGGCGGAGGCGGCTGAAACGGCGGTCGCTGCGGCCAGGGAGACGCTGGAGCTGCCCGCGGTCGGCGCGTTCCTCTACGACGACGGCGCCGGCGTCCTCCGCCCGGAGGTGCTCGCGGGGGCGCTCTCGGAGACGGAGGCGAACCCGGTTGGGCCGAACGACGGACCGCTCTGGGAGGCGTTCGCGTCCCGGACGGTCGTCGGGCCCGACGACGCCGAGCGCGATGTCGGAGGCGACGACCGACCGGCAGCGCCCGGCGGCGTCGACGACCTCGCGGCGTGGCGCGCCATCCCGCTGGGGACGCACGGCGTGCTCGTGGTCGGCTCGCCGGACGGAACGCTGGGGTCGGACGTCGTCCAGACGGCGCACGTCCTGGCGGCGACCCTCGAAGCCGCGCTAGCGCACCTCCAGGGACAGAAGCGCGTTGCGGATCGGGAACAGCAGCTCCGAACCCAGACGGAACGGGCCGAGCGGCTGGATCGGATCGCCCGGCTCACCCGCCGGGTGGAGGCCGCAATCACCGAGGCGACGAGCCCCGGAGAGATCGAGCGGGCGGTGTGTGACCGGCTCGCCACCTCCGGACCCTACGACCTCGCGTGGGTCGGCGGCGTCGAGGTGGGTGCCGACCGCCTTTCCTGCCGGGCCGTCTCGGGTGAACCCGAGGAACATATCGACGCGATGCGCCTGCGGACCGGCGAGGAGCGGGCCGACCCTCACCCCGCGGTCAAGGCGTGGCGAACCGATTCGGTGCGGACCGCAAACTCCCTGGTCGGCGGCGGCCCGGCGAGCGAGTGGCGGCAGCGCGCGCTGTCGGCGGGCTACCAGTCGCTGTGTGCCGTGCCGCTGACCTACGACGGGGTGACCCACGGCGTGTTGACCATCGGGACCGACGCCCCGAACTCCTTTGAGGACCGGGAGCGGGAGACGCTCGCACAACTCGGCACGTCGATCGCGAACGCGCTGGCGGCGATCGAGCGACGGCGGGCGCTGGAATCGGACGAAACCGTCGAACTGGAGTTCCACGGGCCGGGCGAGGACCTCCCCTTCGCGCGGGCGGCCGAGCGGGCGGGCTGTCGGGTACGTCTCCAGCGGACAGTTGCGCGCCAGACGGGCCCGTCGAGCGTCTACTACAGCTTCGAGGGGGCCGTCCCCGACGACGTCCCGGAGGTGGCCCGCCGGACGCTGCCGGGATCGGTCGATGTCGTCGACGACGGGGGGACGACGCTGGTCGAGGTTCGGGCCGACGAGTGGTTCGGGGCGCCGATCGCGGAGTACGGCGGGATGGTGCGGGAGGCGTCCGCGGAGCCGGACGGCACTACCATCAGGGTGGAAGTTCCGGGGGAGACCGACGTCCGTTCGTTCGCCGATCGGCTCCGGGAGGTCGCCCCCTCGCTCGAACTCGCGGCCAAGCGACAGCGGACCCAGGGGTCGAAATCGCCGACCGAACTCGCGGGGACGCTTCGGGAGGAGCTCACCGACCGGCAGCTGGAGGTGATCGAGACGGCGCTGTCGGCCGGGTACTTCGAGTGGCCGCGGGAACACGACAGCAGCGAGGTCGCAAGCCGGCTCGGGATCACCCAGCCGACGTTCAACAAACACCTCCGGGTCGCAGAGCGGGAGACCTTCGAGTTCCTGTTCGGGCCCGACGGCTGA